From the genome of Halorussus caseinilyticus, one region includes:
- a CDS encoding replication factor C large subunit, whose amino-acid sequence MTDWTEKYRPSSLSEIRGNNKARDQLKKWADTWDDHRDAVIVHGSPGVGKTSAAHALANDMGWPTIELNASDTRTGDVVEKLAGGAAQNQALTGNAGGRQLVVMDEADNLHGNADRGGSKAITEVVTDAGQPMILIANEFYDMSNTLRNNCETIEFRDVQARSIVPALRHICKQEGVEYEKAALRAIADKNDGDLRSAVNDLQAIAETNERLTEDDVTVTGERDRSSGIFDFLDALFKEKDAKSALEESYDVDETPDDLLNWVEDNVPKDYEGAELATAYGFLSNADKWLGRVRATQDYSMWRYATDNIAAGVAASRRGEKGGWTRYGPPSYWQKLGSSKANRKKRDYVARKIAQTEGVSMSTARREMMPFLAAMTHHCKNRELTVAMTAKYDLDAEHVSFVTGSGKDTNKVGSVVEDAQTLREEAAVEHSGGAFEGARGSASDDDRADSEGGGSDGTAVEERAEDSEAEASGEDDDSQTGLADFGT is encoded by the coding sequence ATGACCGACTGGACCGAGAAATATCGCCCTTCCTCTCTCTCCGAGATTCGCGGGAACAACAAGGCCCGCGACCAGTTGAAGAAGTGGGCCGACACGTGGGACGACCACCGGGACGCCGTTATCGTCCACGGCAGTCCGGGCGTGGGCAAGACCTCCGCGGCCCACGCGCTGGCCAACGACATGGGGTGGCCGACCATCGAGTTGAACGCCAGCGACACCCGGACCGGGGACGTGGTGGAGAAACTCGCCGGAGGTGCCGCGCAGAATCAGGCGCTGACGGGCAACGCTGGCGGTCGGCAACTGGTCGTCATGGACGAGGCCGACAACCTCCACGGCAACGCGGACCGCGGCGGGTCGAAAGCCATCACCGAAGTCGTCACGGACGCGGGTCAGCCGATGATTCTCATCGCCAACGAGTTCTACGACATGTCGAACACGCTCCGGAACAACTGCGAGACCATCGAGTTCCGGGACGTGCAGGCCCGGTCCATCGTGCCCGCGCTCAGACACATCTGCAAGCAGGAGGGCGTCGAGTACGAGAAGGCGGCCCTGCGCGCCATCGCCGACAAGAACGACGGCGACCTCCGGTCGGCGGTCAACGACCTACAGGCCATCGCCGAGACCAACGAACGACTCACCGAAGACGACGTGACCGTCACGGGCGAGCGCGACCGGTCAAGCGGCATCTTCGACTTCCTCGACGCGCTCTTCAAGGAGAAAGACGCCAAGAGCGCGCTCGAAGAGTCCTACGACGTTGACGAGACGCCAGACGACCTGCTGAACTGGGTCGAGGACAACGTGCCCAAAGACTACGAGGGCGCGGAACTCGCCACCGCCTACGGCTTCCTCTCGAACGCCGACAAGTGGCTCGGCCGGGTCCGGGCCACGCAGGACTACTCGATGTGGCGCTACGCCACCGACAACATCGCGGCCGGGGTCGCCGCCTCTCGGCGGGGCGAGAAGGGCGGGTGGACCCGGTACGGCCCGCCGAGTTACTGGCAGAAGCTCGGGAGTTCGAAGGCCAACCGAAAGAAGCGCGACTACGTGGCCCGCAAGATAGCCCAGACCGAGGGCGTGAGCATGTCCACCGCGCGCCGGGAGATGATGCCGTTCCTCGCGGCGATGACCCACCACTGCAAGAACCGCGAGTTGACGGTTGCGATGACTGCGAAGTACGACCTCGACGCCGAACACGTCTCGTTCGTCACCGGGTCGGGCAAGGACACCAACAAGGTCGGGAGCGTCGTAGAGGACGCCCAGACCCTCCGGGAGGAGGCGGCCGTGGAACACTCCGGCGGTGCGTTCGAGGGCGCGAGGGGGTCGGCGTCGGACGACGACCGCGCCGACTCGGAGGGCGGCGGTTCCGACGGAACCGCCGTGGAGGAGCGAGCGGAGGACTCGGAGGCCGAGGCCAGCGGGGAAGACGACGACAGTCAGACCGGACTGGCCGACTTCGGTACCTGA
- a CDS encoding HalOD1 output domain-containing protein: MSKTETHTVDAMEYESETPLRVQADWSGTETLDSAITCAISRATGVSVRELAPLYEYMDPDALHEFVASMRDRETETSITFQYEGHDVTVRADGEILVWPPR, encoded by the coding sequence ATGTCGAAGACCGAAACGCACACGGTAGACGCGATGGAGTACGAGAGCGAGACACCCCTGCGAGTGCAGGCCGACTGGTCGGGCACCGAGACGCTGGACTCGGCGATAACCTGCGCGATTTCTCGGGCCACCGGGGTCTCGGTTCGGGAACTCGCGCCGCTCTACGAGTATATGGACCCCGACGCCCTCCACGAGTTCGTCGCCTCGATGCGCGACCGCGAGACGGAGACGAGCATCACGTTCCAGTACGAGGGCCACGACGTGACCGTCCGCGCCGACGGCGAGATACTGGTGTGGCCCCCGCGGTAG
- a CDS encoding helix-turn-helix transcriptional regulator: MGTRQFVALLAAVCCLVAAVGTATGVAASVADESATDADGATTDLDERATAAPSKARVQQVTPDTVVLDVRVHENGTAAWQVVYRTRLDDPETSAAFREYKADIENNSTKYSRQFVGRMNRTLRSAEQSTGREMSGTNYSVRAEIREFPQRYGVVVYSFRWRGFAAVSDGRLRVGDSLSGLILNEKTRLLVKWPEGYEAATIQPQSETGYEKREQAVVWNGPIEFAGNEPRIVLAAPGVGGPNVPWVPVAAALGTLAALAVLVGGGVWLYRNRDGGEAKPPEEPPEGLLSNEERVLKLLERRGGRVKQKAVVDELGWTEAKTSQVVGSLRDQGKIESFRLGRENVLALPRERQES; this comes from the coding sequence ATGGGGACGCGACAGTTCGTAGCGTTGCTCGCCGCGGTCTGCTGTCTCGTGGCCGCGGTCGGCACAGCCACCGGTGTCGCCGCGTCCGTCGCCGACGAGTCGGCGACGGACGCGGACGGCGCGACGACGGACCTCGACGAGCGTGCGACCGCCGCGCCGTCGAAGGCGCGGGTCCAGCAGGTGACTCCCGACACCGTGGTCCTCGACGTTCGCGTCCACGAGAACGGGACCGCGGCGTGGCAGGTGGTCTACCGGACCCGACTCGACGACCCCGAGACCTCCGCGGCGTTCCGGGAGTACAAGGCCGACATCGAGAACAACTCCACGAAGTACAGTCGGCAGTTCGTCGGCCGGATGAACCGCACGCTCCGGAGCGCAGAGCAGTCCACGGGCCGGGAGATGTCGGGCACGAACTACTCGGTCCGGGCCGAAATCCGGGAGTTCCCCCAGCGCTACGGCGTGGTGGTCTACTCGTTCCGGTGGCGGGGGTTCGCCGCCGTCTCGGACGGGCGACTCCGCGTCGGCGACTCGCTGTCGGGGTTGATTCTCAACGAGAAGACCCGACTGCTGGTCAAGTGGCCCGAGGGCTACGAGGCCGCGACGATACAGCCGCAATCCGAAACCGGCTACGAGAAGCGCGAGCAGGCAGTCGTCTGGAACGGTCCCATCGAGTTCGCGGGTAACGAACCCCGAATCGTCCTCGCCGCGCCGGGCGTCGGCGGGCCGAACGTCCCGTGGGTGCCCGTCGCCGCGGCGCTCGGCACGCTCGCGGCCCTCGCGGTGCTGGTCGGCGGCGGGGTGTGGCTCTACCGCAACCGCGACGGCGGCGAGGCGAAACCGCCGGAAGAACCTCCCGAGGGACTGCTGAGCAACGAAGAGCGAGTCCTCAAACTGCTCGAACGGCGCGGCGGCCGGGTCAAGCAGAAGGCCGTGGTGGACGAACTCGGGTGGACCGAGGCCAAGACGAGTCAGGTCGTCGGGAGCCTGCGCGACCAAGGCAAAATCGAGAGCTTCAGGCTCGGTAGGGAGAACGTACTCGCGCTCCCGAGAGAGCGACAGGAGTCCTGA
- a CDS encoding DUF7096 domain-containing protein: MRPTFVLVLVAVALFGATGVVAADGGQNQPTWPGGDTTTANESNETTVSPGQRLAGAVGAQGASLEGDLWNRTLSARLGAATTAAERAAVVADEVETLETYLDSLEAVRSNLTAARADGDVSEGQYRASLSEFVVRARTVERRANQTVRAAADLPFAVRERNDINVTHVRNLSVQAHELYQFESEVGREVANETLANEGTFLNASRASAERDTDNYS; this comes from the coding sequence ATGAGACCCACCTTCGTCTTGGTACTCGTCGCGGTTGCCCTGTTCGGAGCGACGGGAGTCGTGGCGGCGGACGGCGGACAGAACCAACCGACGTGGCCGGGAGGCGACACCACGACGGCCAACGAGAGTAACGAAACGACCGTCTCGCCGGGCCAGCGACTCGCCGGAGCGGTCGGCGCGCAAGGCGCGTCGCTGGAGGGAGACCTCTGGAACCGGACGCTCTCGGCGCGACTGGGGGCGGCGACCACCGCCGCCGAACGCGCAGCGGTGGTCGCCGACGAGGTGGAGACCCTCGAAACCTACCTCGACAGTCTCGAAGCGGTGCGGTCGAACCTGACCGCGGCGCGGGCCGACGGCGACGTGTCGGAGGGTCAGTACCGCGCCTCGCTGTCGGAGTTCGTGGTTCGGGCGCGCACCGTCGAACGCCGGGCCAACCAGACCGTGCGGGCGGCCGCGGACCTGCCGTTCGCGGTGCGGGAGCGAAACGACATCAACGTCACCCACGTCCGGAATCTGAGCGTGCAGGCTCACGAACTCTACCAGTTCGAGAGCGAGGTCGGACGGGAAGTCGCCAACGAGACGCTGGCTAACGAGGGGACCTTCCTGAACGCGAGCCGAGCGTCCGCGGAGCGGGACACGGATAACTACAGTTAG
- a CDS encoding carboxylate--amine ligase, translating to MGSRQPTSEPEVVVPAIDTASSTAALRSLGRRDVRTVAVSERANPPGYHSKYCDEAVTVPDPARDLRAYEETLIELARRRDVRTILPFRESDVYVLARNRQTLAAHVGTPWPSLDALRTAQDRVRLFDTAREVGVATPATKPLDEWDDWDRDIIVKPRYTVHAAEYADRFDASHTQWSSTRYVASDETPDPERLVAEMGHVPLAQEYVPAADEYGFFALYDEGEAVATFQHRQRRGWKYCGGPSAYRESVSIPELESSGRRLLDALDWHGVAMVEFLRNPETGAFELMEVNPRFWSSLPFTVQAGVDFPWLYWRQATGDPIARPPDYDVGVAGHLLRGELLHLHSIVADDYPLVERPSLGRTTVEVLASVAGDRRFDYLAADDLGPFVRDVRNTLGHLRGERATASEQRSGLRAALQTLLTRR from the coding sequence ATGGGCAGTCGCCAACCCACGTCCGAACCGGAGGTGGTCGTCCCCGCTATCGACACGGCGAGTAGCACTGCCGCCCTCCGTTCGCTCGGTCGGCGCGACGTTCGCACGGTCGCAGTCTCCGAACGCGCGAATCCACCGGGGTATCACTCCAAGTACTGCGACGAAGCTGTCACCGTTCCGGACCCCGCACGGGACCTCCGGGCCTACGAGGAGACGCTAATCGAACTCGCGCGCCGCCGCGACGTGCGGACGATTCTCCCGTTCCGCGAGTCCGACGTGTACGTCTTGGCGCGGAACAGGCAGACGCTCGCGGCCCACGTCGGCACGCCGTGGCCGTCGCTCGACGCCCTTCGAACTGCCCAAGACCGGGTGCGACTCTTCGACACCGCGCGCGAGGTCGGGGTCGCCACGCCCGCGACGAAACCGCTCGACGAGTGGGACGACTGGGACCGCGACATCATCGTCAAACCCCGATACACGGTCCACGCCGCCGAGTACGCCGACCGATTCGACGCGAGTCACACCCAGTGGAGTTCGACCCGATACGTCGCCTCTGACGAGACGCCCGACCCCGAGAGACTCGTCGCCGAGATGGGTCACGTTCCGCTGGCCCAAGAGTACGTCCCGGCCGCCGACGAGTACGGATTCTTCGCGCTCTACGACGAGGGCGAGGCGGTGGCGACGTTCCAACACCGACAGCGCCGGGGGTGGAAGTACTGCGGCGGGCCGAGCGCCTACCGCGAGTCGGTGTCCATCCCGGAACTGGAGTCGTCGGGCCGACGACTCCTCGACGCCCTCGACTGGCACGGCGTGGCGATGGTCGAGTTCCTCCGGAACCCCGAGACTGGGGCGTTCGAACTCATGGAGGTCAACCCCCGGTTCTGGTCGTCGCTCCCGTTCACGGTACAGGCGGGGGTCGATTTCCCGTGGTTGTACTGGCGGCAGGCGACCGGCGACCCGATAGCGCGTCCGCCCGACTACGACGTGGGCGTGGCCGGGCACCTGCTCCGGGGCGAACTCCTCCACCTCCACAGCATCGTGGCCGACGACTATCCGCTGGTCGAACGACCGTCGCTCGGCCGAACTACGGTCGAAGTTCTCGCGTCGGTCGCGGGCGACCGACGCTTCGACTACCTCGCGGCCGACGACCTCGGGCCGTTCGTCCGCGACGTTCGGAACACCCTCGGCCACCTGCGCGGCGAACGAGCGACGGCCTCCGAACAGCGGTCGGGACTCCGGGCGGCCCTCCAGACGCTTCTGACCCGACGCTGA
- a CDS encoding amino acid ABC transporter ATP-binding protein, with the protein MPAVEFDGVDKYFGETHVLKDIDLSIEEQEVVVIIGPSGSGKSTLLRCVNRLEEIQDGEIRIQGTPITDPDVDVNRLRQRIGMVFQSFNLFPHKTALENVTLAPTEVRGLPKSEAEDRGRDLLAEVGLGDQADSYPNQLSGGQQQRVAIARALAMDPSVMLFDEVTSALDPELVGEVLSVMRTLADEGMTMLVVTHEMGFAREVGDRIVLMADGNVIETGPPEQFFENPTTDRAKQFLSRVK; encoded by the coding sequence ATTCCGGCCGTGGAGTTCGACGGCGTGGACAAGTACTTCGGCGAGACCCACGTCCTGAAGGACATCGACCTCTCCATCGAGGAACAGGAGGTCGTCGTCATCATTGGGCCGAGCGGGAGCGGGAAATCGACGCTCCTGCGTTGCGTCAACCGCCTCGAAGAGATTCAGGACGGCGAGATTCGGATTCAGGGGACGCCCATCACCGACCCCGACGTGGACGTGAACCGCCTGCGCCAGCGCATCGGGATGGTGTTCCAGAGCTTCAACCTCTTCCCGCACAAGACGGCGCTCGAAAACGTCACGCTCGCGCCGACGGAAGTCCGGGGTCTCCCGAAGTCCGAGGCCGAGGACCGCGGACGCGACTTGCTCGCGGAGGTCGGACTCGGCGACCAAGCCGACTCCTATCCCAACCAGTTGTCCGGCGGTCAACAGCAACGGGTCGCCATCGCCCGCGCACTGGCGATGGACCCGAGCGTGATGCTGTTCGACGAGGTGACTTCGGCGTTGGACCCCGAACTCGTGGGCGAGGTGCTGTCGGTGATGCGGACGCTCGCCGACGAGGGGATGACCATGCTGGTCGTCACTCACGAGATGGGATTCGCCCGAGAGGTCGGCGACCGCATCGTGCTGATGGCCGACGGGAACGTCATCGAGACCGGACCGCCCGAGCAGTTCTTCGAGAACCCGACGACCGACCGGGCCAAGCAGTTCCTCTCGCGGGTCAAATAG
- a CDS encoding amino acid ABC transporter permease codes for MAGTYSDETTVEEPQTDDGLLTDRRVKWFGIAVAGLFTSAVGYLLYRILTDFVDYDLLTGVVPRFVDAYLLVLQIFLISSVLSLVAGTFVGLGRVSRTTFTRSIATGYVEFFRGTPLLFQLFIIYLGIPAFWPPGEFPLENWSFAAAIIGLTLNHAAYSGEAIKGGITAVPDGQMEAARSLGMSYIDSMREVILPQAARNALAALGNDQVILVKDTSLLTVIAVPEIISVFRNVNSNQFDAWTPIVLVAVAYLAITLPLGKLVRYLERRSEWGETGE; via the coding sequence ATGGCGGGAACATACTCAGACGAAACGACGGTCGAAGAACCCCAGACCGACGACGGTCTGCTCACTGACCGACGGGTCAAGTGGTTCGGCATCGCCGTCGCCGGACTGTTCACTTCGGCGGTCGGCTACCTGTTGTACCGAATACTGACCGACTTCGTGGACTACGACCTGTTGACGGGCGTGGTTCCGCGGTTCGTGGACGCCTACCTCCTCGTCCTGCAAATCTTCCTCATCTCCAGCGTCCTCTCGCTGGTCGCCGGGACGTTCGTCGGACTCGGCCGGGTCTCCCGGACGACGTTCACCCGGTCGATAGCGACGGGGTACGTCGAGTTCTTCCGCGGGACGCCGTTGCTCTTCCAACTTTTCATCATCTATCTGGGCATCCCGGCGTTCTGGCCGCCCGGCGAGTTCCCGCTCGAAAACTGGAGTTTCGCCGCGGCAATCATCGGCCTGACGCTGAACCACGCCGCCTACTCCGGCGAGGCCATCAAGGGCGGCATCACCGCCGTCCCCGACGGCCAGATGGAGGCCGCCCGGTCGCTGGGCATGTCCTACATCGACTCGATGCGCGAGGTCATCCTACCACAGGCCGCCCGGAACGCACTGGCGGCGCTGGGTAACGACCAAGTGATTCTGGTGAAAGACACGTCGCTGTTGACGGTCATCGCGGTGCCCGAAATCATCAGCGTCTTCCGGAACGTCAACAGCAACCAGTTCGACGCGTGGACGCCCATCGTGCTGGTGGCGGTGGCGTACCTCGCCATCACGCTCCCGTTGGGCAAACTCGTGCGCTACCTCGAACGGCGCTCCGAATGGGGTGAGACCGGTGAGTAA
- a CDS encoding transporter substrate-binding domain-containing protein yields the protein MKRRTFVKGSAGITTGLTLAGCMGGSGDGEETETTETTEASETTGDGTTPEETASEGLDVEEPLVIGSDIPYPPFEYRKENGDLTGFDVSIAQAVFKEEMGLDYEFKKTGFDTIIPSLNNGNFRLIMSAMTIKPERAEKVDFSDPYFTAYQTVAILKNGEIGKLDDLKGKTVAVQKGTTGEGAAEQLKKDFDGNLTIDSYDQITGAFNALLNNQAVAVVNDNTVNAKYVNEQDSVVFLEGEGEAAEQGKNAPPYLTLTVEEYGIAFRKDDDEFRKKVNEALAAIKESGRYDEIYAEYFESSSN from the coding sequence ATGAAAAGACGTACGTTCGTGAAAGGAAGTGCAGGTATCACTACCGGACTGACGCTCGCAGGCTGTATGGGCGGTTCCGGCGACGGCGAAGAGACCGAGACCACCGAGACCACCGAGGCGAGCGAAACCACCGGAGACGGAACGACGCCCGAGGAGACTGCCTCGGAAGGTCTCGACGTGGAGGAACCCCTCGTCATCGGGTCGGACATCCCGTACCCGCCGTTCGAGTACCGCAAAGAGAACGGCGACCTGACCGGGTTCGACGTGAGCATCGCCCAAGCGGTGTTCAAAGAGGAGATGGGTCTGGACTACGAGTTCAAGAAGACCGGGTTCGACACCATCATCCCGAGTCTGAACAACGGGAACTTCCGTCTCATCATGTCGGCGATGACCATCAAACCCGAACGCGCGGAGAAGGTGGACTTCTCGGACCCCTACTTCACGGCCTACCAGACCGTCGCTATCCTGAAGAACGGCGAAATCGGCAAACTCGACGACCTGAAGGGCAAGACCGTCGCGGTCCAGAAGGGGACGACCGGCGAGGGCGCGGCCGAGCAACTCAAGAAGGACTTCGACGGCAACCTGACTATCGACAGTTACGACCAGATTACCGGCGCGTTCAACGCGCTACTGAACAATCAGGCCGTCGCGGTCGTCAACGACAACACGGTCAACGCCAAGTACGTCAACGAACAGGACAGCGTGGTCTTCCTCGAAGGCGAAGGCGAGGCCGCCGAACAGGGCAAGAACGCGCCGCCGTACCTCACGCTCACCGTCGAAGAGTACGGAATCGCCTTCCGGAAGGACGACGACGAGTTCCGCAAGAAGGTCAACGAGGCGCTGGCCGCCATCAAGGAGAGCGGTCGGTACGACGAAATCTACGCCGAGTACTTCGAATCGTCCAGCAACTGA
- a CDS encoding transporter substrate-binding domain-containing protein: MDRRSFVKGSAGIVGGLALGGVSGAQDQGVVRIGSDIPYKPFEYRTQDGSLTGFDVELADAIFSEMGLEYEFVQTGFDTIIPSLNNGNFRIIMSAMTINEERDQKVDFSDPYFVAYQTVAILRGSDIGQVSDLEGKTVAVQKGTTGETAAEQLKEQFGGNLTIDSYDRIPGAFSALLNNQAVAVINDNSVNVQYSQDNENVVLLEGEGAAAEEFESAPPYLTLTVERYGIAFRQNDDEFRQQVNEALNAVIRSGRYEEIYTEYFSGRPPASILERARQPGTTTGGNATTTASDNSTDT, from the coding sequence ATCGACAGGCGGTCGTTCGTCAAGGGGAGTGCAGGAATCGTCGGCGGTCTCGCGCTGGGCGGCGTCTCGGGAGCGCAGGACCAAGGGGTCGTCCGAATCGGGTCGGACATCCCGTACAAGCCGTTCGAGTACCGGACGCAGGACGGGTCTCTGACCGGGTTCGACGTGGAGTTGGCCGACGCCATCTTCTCGGAGATGGGTCTCGAATACGAGTTCGTCCAGACCGGGTTCGACACCATCATTCCGAGTCTGAACAACGGGAACTTCCGCATCATCATGTCGGCGATGACGATAAACGAGGAGCGCGACCAGAAGGTGGACTTCTCGGACCCGTACTTCGTCGCGTACCAGACCGTCGCCATCTTACGGGGGAGCGACATCGGTCAGGTCTCGGACCTCGAAGGCAAGACGGTCGCGGTCCAGAAGGGGACGACGGGCGAGACGGCGGCCGAGCAACTCAAAGAGCAGTTCGGCGGGAACCTCACCATCGACAGCTACGACCGGATTCCCGGCGCCTTCAGCGCACTGCTGAACAATCAGGCTGTCGCGGTCATCAACGACAACTCGGTCAACGTCCAGTACTCGCAGGACAACGAGAACGTCGTCTTGCTGGAGGGCGAGGGTGCGGCCGCCGAAGAGTTCGAGAGCGCACCGCCGTACCTCACGCTCACGGTCGAACGCTACGGCATCGCCTTCCGCCAGAACGACGACGAGTTCCGCCAGCAGGTCAACGAGGCGCTGAACGCCGTCATCCGGAGCGGTAGGTACGAGGAGATATACACGGAGTACTTCAGCGGGCGACCGCCCGCGAGCATCCTCGAACGCGCCCGACAACCGGGGACGACGACTGGGGGGAACGCGACGACTACGGCGTCGGACAACTCGACCGACACCTGA
- a CDS encoding COX15/CtaA family protein: MVRFRHLAATTTALTFALILLGVYTAAMGAGLSCSAQWPFCDGGLIPQTWPSFIEWFHRLVAMITGFFIIGTAAGAWKYTAQKRIRGAATLALAVTPLQIVLGGATVFVYTPLVQVAHHAAALVIFGSLVATTLWSYETGGAPDARGADATAGYPSDD, from the coding sequence ATGGTCCGGTTCCGTCACCTCGCGGCCACGACCACCGCCCTCACCTTCGCGCTCATCCTACTCGGCGTCTACACCGCCGCGATGGGCGCAGGGCTGTCCTGCTCGGCACAGTGGCCGTTCTGCGACGGCGGCCTGATTCCGCAGACGTGGCCGAGTTTCATCGAGTGGTTCCACCGACTCGTCGCGATGATAACCGGCTTTTTCATCATCGGCACCGCCGCCGGTGCGTGGAAGTACACCGCCCAGAAGCGCATCCGGGGCGCGGCCACCCTTGCGCTGGCGGTCACGCCGCTTCAAATCGTCCTCGGCGGCGCGACGGTGTTCGTCTACACTCCGCTCGTGCAGGTCGCTCACCACGCCGCCGCGCTCGTTATCTTCGGGTCGCTCGTGGCGACGACACTCTGGTCCTACGAGACCGGGGGCGCGCCCGACGCTCGCGGGGCCGACGCGACCGCGGGCTATCCGAGCGACGACTGA
- a CDS encoding M24 family metallopeptidase gives MTKQERLDAYLAENDLEAVWFARPNSFAWLTGGNNVVDREGDVGVAAVGYDGDGLEVVTNNIEADRLRDEELADDVPVTEFDWYDRSLAEAVADRTADPAAADFDVPGAESLDASPLRQPLTDDDIERYRELGRETAEAVEAVCRELQPGDVESEVASALRVALSARGIEAPVALVGGSERARKYRHYTPRDVELGEYALVSVTAERDGLHASTTRTVAFESEMDDADLNELGERHHAARIVETTALGATQAVAGLSGDPTSVFQAIQAAYEHLGHADEWERHHQGGAAGFAGREWIGAPEMDESAEVTTPMAYAWNPTVQGAKSEDTVLVTDEGFEVLTDTGRWPTTVVDAYDYDAVIERPDVLVREDGEE, from the coding sequence ATGACCAAGCAGGAGCGTCTCGACGCCTACCTCGCGGAGAACGACCTCGAAGCCGTCTGGTTCGCGCGACCCAACTCCTTCGCGTGGCTGACCGGCGGGAACAACGTCGTGGACCGCGAGGGCGACGTTGGCGTGGCCGCGGTGGGATACGACGGCGACGGACTCGAAGTCGTGACCAACAACATCGAGGCCGACCGCCTCCGCGACGAGGAGTTGGCCGACGACGTGCCAGTCACCGAGTTCGACTGGTACGACCGGTCGCTGGCCGAGGCGGTCGCCGACCGCACCGCAGACCCCGCCGCGGCCGACTTCGACGTGCCCGGCGCGGAGTCGCTGGACGCTTCGCCACTGCGCCAACCCCTGACCGACGACGACATCGAGCGATACCGCGAACTCGGCCGGGAGACCGCCGAAGCGGTGGAAGCGGTGTGCCGGGAACTCCAACCCGGCGACGTGGAGTCGGAAGTCGCCTCGGCGCTCCGGGTCGCGCTCTCGGCCCGAGGAATCGAGGCACCCGTCGCGCTCGTCGGCGGGAGCGAGCGCGCCCGGAAGTACCGCCACTACACGCCCCGAGACGTGGAACTCGGCGAGTACGCGCTGGTCTCGGTCACGGCCGAGCGCGACGGACTCCACGCCAGCACGACCCGGACCGTCGCGTTCGAGTCCGAGATGGACGACGCAGACCTGAACGAGCTCGGCGAGCGACACCACGCCGCCCGCATCGTGGAGACGACGGCGCTCGGCGCGACCCAAGCCGTCGCGGGACTCTCGGGCGACCCGACCAGCGTCTTTCAGGCGATACAGGCCGCCTACGAACACCTCGGCCACGCCGACGAGTGGGAGCGCCACCATCAGGGCGGCGCGGCCGGGTTCGCGGGCCGGGAGTGGATTGGCGCGCCCGAGATGGACGAGTCGGCCGAAGTCACGACGCCGATGGCCTACGCGTGGAACCCGACGGTTCAGGGTGCCAAGAGCGAGGACACCGTGCTGGTGACGGACGAGGGGTTCGAGGTGCTGACCGACACCGGACGGTGGCCGACGACTGTCGTGGACGCCTACGACTACGACGCCGTGATAGAGCG